In Kiritimatiellales bacterium, a genomic segment contains:
- a CDS encoding alcohol dehydrogenase catalytic domain-containing protein gives MKALVKIAKGIGNIELREVDAPRPQDNEVLIKIEACGICGTDIHVKHDNFPYWPPVILGHEFTGTVVETGKDCRVFKTGDRVVAEPHTKACGHCYLCRTGNIQICPDKRSPGWGIDGGMTEYICYPEKLLHRIPEHMTWDQAVMIEPVANVVTDLLERTRVDAGDLVVVQGPGAIGLLAAMVAQAVCARDVVILGTPADAGTRFKKAAELGFKHLVNIAETDPVDYVMQLSGGKGADIVVECSGAPRAIPLIPDLLRKQGRVCVIGLTGGRQVELAWDKFAFKALTVVFNMSTFYTSWDKSIDLVASGRVRAEELITHKVKLADWEGAFAAVENLEAIKAVLTP, from the coding sequence ATGAAAGCACTCGTAAAAATCGCCAAAGGCATCGGCAATATTGAACTGCGCGAGGTCGACGCACCGCGTCCACAGGACAATGAAGTATTAATCAAAATTGAAGCTTGCGGAATTTGCGGCACAGACATTCATGTGAAGCATGATAATTTTCCGTATTGGCCGCCGGTGATTCTCGGCCACGAATTTACCGGTACGGTGGTAGAAACCGGCAAAGACTGCCGCGTGTTTAAAACCGGCGACCGCGTCGTCGCCGAACCGCACACCAAAGCCTGCGGACACTGCTATTTATGCCGCACCGGCAACATACAAATCTGTCCGGACAAACGCAGTCCCGGCTGGGGCATCGACGGCGGCATGACGGAATACATCTGCTATCCCGAAAAACTGTTGCACCGCATTCCGGAACACATGACATGGGATCAGGCAGTAATGATTGAACCGGTAGCTAACGTCGTAACAGATTTGCTGGAGCGCACGCGCGTGGACGCCGGCGATCTGGTGGTTGTTCAAGGCCCCGGCGCTATCGGATTGCTCGCCGCTATGGTTGCACAAGCCGTCTGTGCGCGCGATGTCGTCATTCTTGGAACACCGGCGGATGCCGGCACCCGTTTTAAAAAAGCGGCGGAACTTGGATTTAAACATCTGGTGAACATTGCTGAAACCGATCCGGTGGATTATGTGATGCAGCTTTCCGGCGGCAAAGGCGCCGATATCGTCGTCGAGTGCAGCGGCGCGCCGAGAGCGATCCCGCTGATCCCGGATCTGTTACGCAAGCAGGGACGGGTTTGCGTGATTGGTTTAACCGGCGGACGGCAGGTTGAGCTGGCGTGGGATAAATTCGCATTCAAGGCGCTGACGGTCGTCTTTAATATGTCCACATTTTATACATCGTGGGATAAGTCGATTGATCTGGTTGCGTCGGGAAGAGTCCGCGCGGAAGAGCTGATCACACACAAGGTAAAACTGGCCGATTGGGAAGGCGCATTCGCTGCTGTGGAAAATCTTGAGGCGATCAAAGCAGTGCTGACTCCATGA
- a CDS encoding C-terminal binding protein: MGKGKTVKVIVTDYIEPDMAWEAEQLKAQGIEFEAHQLKFLPEDEVLEKVRDADVIVVNMVKFPESLISRLENCKLIIRHGIGYDNVDVDACTKYGIQFAYQPDYCQIDVAEHAISLIFACARKVCRSRKTLDESSQSGQWDFTGLFPIYRMEGKTLGVLGVGRIGSHVVRKMQSFGFRIIGHDPYLSEKRRAAIQGIEWVDKEALFKEADLITVHTPLREDTRYIVNAETLALMKPTACLVNTSRGGMVDSLALAEALSAGKIACAAIDVYEVEPPAPEFELFKLDNIILTPHIGWASEEAGWEIRESILDDILAGCAGRDARCVVNEIRRS; encoded by the coding sequence ATGGGAAAAGGTAAAACGGTGAAAGTTATTGTAACGGATTATATTGAACCGGACATGGCGTGGGAAGCGGAGCAGCTGAAAGCGCAGGGCATTGAGTTTGAAGCGCATCAGTTAAAATTCCTGCCGGAAGATGAGGTGCTGGAAAAAGTGCGCGATGCCGATGTGATCGTAGTGAACATGGTGAAGTTTCCGGAATCACTAATCTCACGCTTGGAAAACTGCAAACTGATTATCCGGCACGGCATCGGCTATGACAATGTGGACGTGGACGCGTGCACGAAGTACGGCATCCAGTTTGCGTACCAGCCGGACTACTGCCAGATTGATGTGGCGGAACATGCGATTTCGCTGATCTTTGCCTGCGCGCGCAAAGTATGCCGCAGCCGCAAAACGCTGGATGAATCCAGCCAGTCGGGACAGTGGGATTTCACCGGCCTGTTTCCGATTTACCGGATGGAAGGCAAAACGCTGGGCGTGCTCGGAGTTGGTCGCATCGGTTCGCATGTGGTGCGTAAAATGCAGAGTTTTGGATTCCGCATTATCGGTCACGATCCATATCTGTCTGAAAAACGCCGCGCGGCAATTCAGGGAATCGAGTGGGTGGATAAAGAAGCGCTTTTCAAAGAAGCGGATTTGATCACGGTGCATACGCCGCTTAGGGAGGATACGCGTTATATTGTAAATGCCGAAACACTGGCGCTGATGAAACCGACAGCATGTCTGGTGAATACCTCGCGCGGCGGCATGGTGGATTCGCTGGCGTTAGCAGAAGCGTTGAGCGCCGGAAAAATCGCCTGCGCGGCAATTGATGTTTATGAAGTGGAGCCGCCGGCGCCGGAATTTGAACTGTTTAAACTGGATAATATTATTTTAACGCCGCACATCGGCTGGGCGTCGGAAGAAGCTGGCTGGGAAATCAGAGAAAGTATTCTGGACGACATTCTGGCCGGCTGTGCCGGACGGGATGCTCGCTGCGTGGTAAATGAAATACGGAGAAGCTAA
- a CDS encoding Gfo/Idh/MocA family oxidoreductase codes for MSTSVLKGAVIGLQHLHPRGYMPLFCSNAAVEITCAYDPDANMLQQFCRDFRLTGYTDIDKLLDQQSPDFAALFLPHSECAAVAVKCAERGIHLMIEKPISNSLTGAMQIADVVKKSGVKMTTGYCWRYHPAVVAMKEIFSGGGIGKLVSIEMRLAAGRIERYITGHSEWMLQKEKSGGGPIMNLGVHWLDTAAFITGDSIAEVCAQNLFTSSEYDIEESSLVLMNFDSGASGVLSTSYIVPDSFPGGRDLYIGLRGTKGVMSFSPRYAGEQGGGAHTDVLELYSSSNDMNGVSAQQFSFQLDAVDGYSGVLGKAYVENFTTAIQQGAMPEIGADDAVAVLQVVDAIYKSAEKKQWEKVKR; via the coding sequence ATGTCTACGTCGGTTCTTAAAGGCGCTGTGATCGGCCTGCAGCATCTTCATCCGCGCGGCTATATGCCGTTGTTTTGCAGTAACGCCGCCGTTGAAATTACTTGCGCATATGATCCCGACGCAAATATGCTTCAGCAGTTTTGCCGCGATTTTAGATTAACCGGATATACTGATATTGATAAACTGCTGGATCAACAGTCTCCGGATTTCGCGGCCCTGTTTCTTCCTCATTCGGAGTGCGCTGCTGTTGCTGTAAAATGCGCTGAACGCGGTATTCATCTGATGATTGAAAAGCCGATTTCCAATTCATTGACTGGTGCGATGCAAATTGCCGACGTGGTTAAAAAATCTGGAGTAAAAATGACAACTGGTTACTGCTGGCGGTATCACCCGGCAGTTGTTGCGATGAAAGAAATTTTTTCCGGCGGCGGCATTGGAAAACTGGTTTCAATTGAGATGCGATTAGCTGCCGGACGGATCGAGCGCTACATTACCGGCCATTCGGAATGGATGCTGCAAAAAGAAAAATCCGGCGGCGGTCCGATAATGAATCTCGGTGTTCACTGGCTGGATACGGCGGCGTTTATTACCGGCGACAGTATCGCTGAAGTATGCGCACAGAATCTTTTTACATCGTCAGAATATGATATCGAAGAAAGTTCGCTGGTGCTGATGAATTTTGATTCCGGCGCGTCCGGTGTGCTTTCCACCAGCTACATTGTTCCGGATTCATTTCCCGGCGGAAGGGATTTGTATATCGGGTTGCGCGGAACGAAAGGCGTGATGAGTTTCAGTCCCCGTTATGCCGGCGAACAAGGCGGCGGGGCGCATACGGATGTGCTTGAGCTGTACAGCAGTTCCAACGATATGAACGGTGTATCGGCGCAGCAATTTTCTTTTCAACTGGATGCGGTTGACGGTTATTCCGGTGTTCTCGGCAAAGCATATGTCGAAAATTTCACTACGGCGATCCAGCAGGGTGCAATGCCGGAAATAGGGGCGGATGATGCGGTCGCAGTGCTTCAGGTGGTGGATGCTATTTATAAATCAGCAGAGAAAAAACAATGGGAAAAGGTAAAACGGTGA
- a CDS encoding aspartate aminotransferase family protein, producing the protein MAHIKIKTEIPGPKSSALLEKWHQYEADVVGYQAPVVWESGKGCLVHDVDGNVFIDWTSGVLVTNVGHCHPHLVKATKRASEDLLNNYECANTYRIEAAERLVKALPAHLDKCFFLSTGSEAVEGSLRLMKRYTGKHEILSFGGGFHGRTPGAAAVGGLAGPKKKYGPVVPGVIRALYPNPYRDPCSFCDGDPEFTKYFEYLEYVIATSSTGSLAGVIVEPYQGAGGFVFAPPGWLKKLHEWARSKELLFTLDEVQGSYGRTGKMWAMEHEDVQPDIITLGKGIGSGITVSAIASTTEIFGCLAKGEMSSTYGGNPVSSTAVTAVLDIFEKENLVENSKVMGEYMKGRLQEMAASCPYLGDVRGMGLVMGLEFVRDKRTKEPAPELIKTVIDECGRRGLLVGSVGMYGNVLRVAPPLVITRELADESLAVMSEVLKGLKL; encoded by the coding sequence ATGGCACACATAAAAATTAAAACAGAAATTCCGGGACCGAAGAGTTCCGCCCTGCTGGAAAAATGGCATCAGTATGAAGCGGATGTGGTTGGATATCAGGCGCCCGTGGTGTGGGAATCCGGCAAAGGCTGTCTGGTTCATGATGTGGACGGCAACGTGTTCATCGACTGGACATCGGGCGTGCTGGTAACCAATGTCGGGCACTGCCATCCGCATCTGGTCAAGGCAACCAAACGCGCCAGCGAAGATTTATTGAACAACTATGAGTGTGCCAACACCTACCGGATTGAAGCGGCGGAACGCTTAGTGAAAGCACTGCCGGCACATCTGGATAAATGCTTTTTCCTTTCTACCGGCTCGGAAGCGGTGGAAGGCTCATTGCGTTTAATGAAACGCTACACCGGCAAACATGAAATCCTCAGTTTCGGCGGGGGGTTTCATGGGCGCACGCCCGGCGCGGCGGCGGTGGGCGGACTTGCCGGACCGAAAAAGAAATACGGACCGGTCGTGCCCGGCGTGATCCGTGCGCTCTATCCGAATCCGTATCGCGATCCGTGCAGCTTCTGCGACGGTGATCCGGAGTTTACAAAATATTTTGAATATCTGGAGTATGTGATTGCGACCAGCTCCACCGGCTCACTCGCCGGCGTGATTGTTGAGCCGTATCAGGGCGCCGGCGGTTTTGTATTCGCACCGCCGGGCTGGCTGAAAAAACTGCATGAATGGGCGCGTAGCAAAGAACTGCTGTTTACGCTCGACGAAGTGCAGGGTTCGTACGGCCGCACCGGAAAAATGTGGGCGATGGAACACGAAGACGTTCAGCCGGATATTATCACGCTGGGCAAAGGCATCGGCAGCGGTATTACGGTGTCGGCGATTGCATCCACCACCGAAATTTTCGGCTGTCTCGCCAAGGGCGAAATGAGCAGCACCTACGGCGGGAATCCGGTTTCCAGCACAGCGGTCACTGCGGTACTGGATATTTTCGAAAAAGAAAATCTGGTCGAAAATTCCAAAGTCATGGGCGAATACATGAAAGGCAGGCTGCAGGAAATGGCAGCGAGCTGTCCGTATCTCGGCGACGTGCGCGGTATGGGTCTCGTGATGGGACTGGAATTTGTGCGCGATAAACGGACGAAAGAACCGGCGCCGGAATTAATTAAAACGGTGATTGATGAATGCGGACGGCGCGGGCTGCTGGTCGGTTCTGTCGGCATGTACGGCAATGTGCTGCGCGTTGCGCCGCCGCTGGTGATTACCCGCGAACTGGCGGACGAAAGTCTGGCGGTGATGAGTGAAGTACTGAAAGGTTTGAAGCTGTAA
- a CDS encoding fumarylacetoacetate hydrolase family protein, which translates to MKLGQIYDKTGQIVLVLQNESAKLLCCSGDSLLMNLPAIKFIDGKSFDTFALPNQFLMSVNEVGDPNNLSVRMILDGDVVPEASTKIMIHTVPKRGGFLFQRSTLLAGTIVLMRTSKSVDRLRSLRNFLHSANMVISEKEGNVYVGS; encoded by the coding sequence ATGAAGCTTGGCCAAATTTACGATAAGACCGGACAGATCGTACTGGTTTTACAAAATGAAAGCGCCAAATTACTCTGTTGTTCAGGTGACTCGCTATTGATGAATTTACCTGCAATTAAATTCATAGACGGGAAAAGTTTTGATACGTTTGCATTGCCGAATCAATTTCTAATGTCGGTGAATGAAGTTGGCGATCCTAATAATTTGAGTGTCCGGATGATTCTGGATGGTGACGTCGTGCCGGAGGCGAGCACGAAAATAATGATTCATACCGTGCCGAAACGGGGTGGTTTTTTGTTTCAGAGATCGACGTTGCTTGCTGGAACAATTGTGCTAATGAGAACATCGAAAAGTGTAGATCGGCTCCGAAGTTTAAGAAATTTTTTGCATTCAGCCAACATGGTGATTTCTGAAAAGGAAGGCAATGTCTACGTCGGTTCTTAA
- a CDS encoding Gfo/Idh/MocA family oxidoreductase yields MKKTVGFGVVGAGLIAPFHLNAVKDSAGGKAVGIFDIDLDRARKIAEQFGIKAYRSLVEMLVDDKIQVVCVATPNHLHHDIVIAAAEAGKHVLTEKPPAMSLAETDEMIAACEKAGVKFGCFVQCRIRKAIKAMKFAVEKERFGKLLRADAYMKWYRPPEYYTASGWRGKQESGSGVTVAQGFHYIDLLQHLAGPAIQLEAKMNNLNHPDISLEDDAIAFVNYANGAQGVIQLSTALWPGTDIRIELNGTDGTAIMSGEVMQCWKFKEEQPEDVDIRKIGNAAQATGAGGAADFGHVDHTVVVQDMINCIDTAKDVVIPVKSVRPTLEIVLAMYQSAYRKASVQWPIFDDPEVWKN; encoded by the coding sequence ATGAAAAAAACAGTAGGGTTTGGAGTTGTCGGTGCCGGTTTAATTGCACCGTTTCATTTGAATGCGGTTAAAGATTCTGCTGGCGGAAAAGCCGTTGGTATTTTTGATATTGACCTTGATCGCGCCAGAAAAATTGCGGAGCAGTTCGGCATCAAGGCCTACCGTTCTCTGGTGGAAATGCTGGTAGATGATAAAATTCAGGTAGTTTGTGTGGCAACACCGAATCATCTACATCACGATATCGTTATTGCCGCTGCCGAAGCCGGAAAACATGTGTTAACGGAAAAACCGCCGGCAATGAGTCTGGCGGAAACTGACGAAATGATTGCCGCGTGTGAAAAGGCGGGAGTGAAATTCGGGTGTTTTGTTCAGTGCCGGATTCGCAAAGCGATCAAAGCGATGAAATTCGCGGTGGAAAAGGAACGGTTCGGCAAACTGTTACGTGCTGATGCCTATATGAAATGGTACCGGCCGCCGGAATATTACACCGCTTCCGGCTGGCGCGGAAAACAGGAATCCGGCAGTGGTGTCACTGTGGCGCAGGGTTTTCATTATATCGATTTGTTACAACATCTCGCCGGTCCGGCAATTCAACTGGAAGCGAAAATGAACAATCTGAATCATCCTGATATTTCTCTTGAAGATGATGCGATTGCTTTTGTGAATTATGCCAATGGTGCACAGGGCGTTATTCAACTTTCTACTGCACTGTGGCCGGGGACAGATATCCGGATTGAACTGAATGGCACAGATGGCACTGCCATCATGTCCGGCGAAGTAATGCAATGCTGGAAGTTTAAAGAGGAACAGCCGGAAGATGTCGATATTCGCAAAATCGGGAATGCCGCTCAGGCGACTGGAGCCGGCGGTGCGGCTGATTTCGGGCATGTCGATCACACCGTGGTGGTTCAGGATATGATTAATTGTATCGATACCGCCAAAGATGTAGTCATTCCGGTAAAATCAGTGCGCCCGACTCTGGAAATTGTTTTAGCGATGTATCAGTCCGCTTACCGGAAAGCGTCAGTGCAGTGGCCGATTTTTGATGATCCAGAGGTTTGGAAAAATTAA
- a CDS encoding glycoside hydrolase family 172 protein, with protein sequence MENFNGLNMSLGALSRVSNAETRSISAENRTGAKGAGGMDPARPDFPSRDLGLGWKCHAYDTIEPGETYVAADIEGPGAIQSMWVTGEMGRHMILRIYWDGQELPAVECPVCDFFGIPWHKQNNPHTMDYFPALNSLPVAVNPRNGMNCFWEMPFRKHCRITLENIHPVAPAISFYQINYTLTDVPADAAYFHAQFRRVNPLPYKDVYTILDGVKGQGHYVGTVMGWGINNNGWWGEGEIKFYLDGDQEFPTICGTGTEDYFGGSYNWDVGEYQIYSTPFMGHHQVLRPNGLYQSQHRHAMYRWHVMDPVRFKNDIRVTIQALGWRDGRRYLPEQPDICSVAFWYQHQPAQPFPQLPELEYLEII encoded by the coding sequence ATGGAAAATTTTAACGGATTGAATATGTCTTTGGGGGCACTGTCGCGTGTGTCGAATGCGGAAACCAGATCGATTTCAGCGGAAAACCGCACCGGAGCGAAAGGCGCGGGAGGCATGGACCCGGCGCGGCCGGATTTTCCGTCCCGCGATCTGGGGCTCGGCTGGAAATGTCACGCCTACGACACCATCGAACCCGGTGAAACGTATGTTGCCGCCGATATTGAAGGTCCGGGAGCCATTCAGAGTATGTGGGTGACCGGCGAAATGGGACGGCACATGATTTTGCGGATTTACTGGGACGGACAGGAACTGCCGGCGGTGGAATGTCCGGTTTGCGACTTTTTCGGAATCCCGTGGCATAAGCAGAATAATCCGCATACCATGGATTATTTTCCGGCGCTGAACTCCCTGCCGGTGGCCGTTAATCCCCGCAATGGAATGAACTGTTTCTGGGAAATGCCGTTCCGTAAACATTGCCGTATTACACTGGAAAACATTCATCCGGTTGCACCGGCGATCTCATTTTATCAGATCAATTATACCTTGACCGACGTTCCGGCGGACGCCGCATATTTTCATGCGCAATTCCGGCGTGTCAATCCGCTGCCGTATAAAGATGTCTACACGATTCTCGACGGTGTTAAAGGGCAAGGACATTATGTCGGCACCGTCATGGGCTGGGGCATTAATAATAACGGCTGGTGGGGTGAAGGCGAAATCAAGTTTTATCTGGACGGCGATCAGGAATTCCCGACCATCTGCGGCACCGGCACTGAGGATTATTTCGGCGGTTCCTATAACTGGGATGTGGGAGAATATCAGATTTATTCCACTCCGTTTATGGGACACCATCAGGTGCTTCGCCCGAACGGGTTGTATCAGTCGCAGCACCGCCACGCGATGTATCGCTGGCACGTCATGGATCCGGTGCGTTTCAAAAATGATATCCGGGTGACAATTCAGGCGCTCGGCTGGCGCGACGGCCGGCGTTATCTGCCGGAACAGCCGGATATCTGCTCGGTGGCATTCTGGTATCAGCACCAGCCGGCACAGCCGTTTCCACAACTGCCCGAACTTGAGTATCTGGAAATAATTTAA
- a CDS encoding NAD-dependent epimerase/dehydratase family protein — translation MIDTWIMNTPFTKNTLDSFISRPGICALDTAGNLDDDVLVLGASGKMGPHLCLMLKRCFEQAGKSNRVIAVSRFSSPDSKRWFKKNGIQTITCDLSDTVQLEKLPDAENLWFMAGVKFGASDKPELLHKMNVEMPGLVTQRFKNSRIAALSTGCVYSFVPVTSAGSTEDGETASESGYAESCRGREKAFCDASEKSGLRTILIRLTYSVEMRYGVLVDIAQKVLHRQPIDISMNRFNCIWQGDALSYIIASINLAKSPADILNITGEEILSIRETAITFGKLFDVNPIFTGVEQDTAWLNNSQKAFDHFGKPSLTSEQMIPWIADWLKNGGETLGKPTKFEVRNGKF, via the coding sequence TTGATTGATACGTGGATTATGAATACTCCTTTTACAAAAAATACACTGGATAGTTTTATTTCCCGCCCGGGTATATGTGCGCTTGATACCGCCGGAAATTTAGATGATGACGTTCTTGTTCTGGGTGCCTCTGGAAAAATGGGGCCGCACCTCTGTTTGATGCTGAAGCGCTGTTTTGAACAAGCGGGAAAATCAAATCGGGTGATTGCTGTGTCCCGGTTTTCTTCCCCTGACTCAAAACGCTGGTTTAAGAAAAACGGAATACAAACAATTACCTGCGATCTAAGCGATACAGTACAACTGGAAAAATTACCAGATGCTGAAAATCTCTGGTTTATGGCAGGAGTAAAATTCGGCGCCAGTGATAAACCGGAACTGCTACATAAAATGAATGTTGAAATGCCGGGACTGGTGACGCAGCGATTTAAAAATTCCAGAATTGCTGCACTATCCACTGGCTGTGTTTATTCATTTGTGCCGGTGACTTCGGCCGGATCAACCGAAGATGGAGAGACTGCATCAGAAAGCGGCTATGCTGAGTCCTGCCGGGGCAGAGAAAAAGCGTTCTGCGATGCATCGGAAAAATCAGGATTACGAACTATACTTATCCGGTTAACTTATTCAGTAGAAATGCGTTACGGCGTGTTAGTCGATATTGCCCAGAAAGTTCTTCATCGCCAGCCAATTGATATCAGCATGAATCGCTTTAACTGCATCTGGCAAGGCGATGCACTTTCATATATTATTGCATCAATCAATCTAGCAAAAAGCCCGGCAGATATTTTAAATATCACCGGCGAAGAAATACTCTCCATCAGGGAAACCGCTATTACATTTGGGAAACTTTTTGATGTCAATCCGATATTTACCGGCGTAGAACAAGATACAGCTTGGTTGAATAATTCACAGAAGGCGTTTGATCATTTCGGGAAACCCTCTCTGACCTCAGAACAAATGATTCCATGGATCGCTGACTGGCTGAAAAACGGCGGCGAGACGCTCGGAAAGCCCACTAAGTTTGAGGTCCGCAATGGAAAATTTTAG
- a CDS encoding uroporphyrinogen decarboxylase family protein yields the protein MCPDASGMQRWHVYVSVQLRFPCSKHYKEHGGFFSFLHKYPNLCHQHNIFYVQHSCDVIRSIIPYFIECGVDVLDPIQKVTNMEPEGLKRDFGDKLCFHGGIDTQKLLPHGTPEEVRAEAEHFIEVLNRNGGYILGPSQNFEGDVPVENILALYAARGL from the coding sequence ATGTGCCCTGATGCTTCAGGCATGCAGCGATGGCACGTTTACGTATCTGTTCAGTTGCGATTCCCATGCTCGAAACACTATAAAGAACATGGCGGTTTTTTCTCTTTCCTGCACAAATACCCAAATTTGTGCCATCAACACAACATCTTTTATGTTCAGCATTCATGCGATGTGATCCGTAGTATCATTCCATATTTTATTGAGTGCGGCGTCGATGTTCTTGATCCGATTCAGAAAGTTACCAACATGGAACCGGAAGGGTTAAAAAGAGACTTCGGCGATAAACTTTGCTTCCACGGCGGAATTGATACACAAAAACTCCTTCCTCATGGGACTCCGGAGGAAGTTCGCGCGGAAGCCGAACATTTTATTGAGGTGCTCAATCGCAATGGCGGATATATTCTCGGACCGAGCCAGAATTTTGAAGGCGATGTTCCCGTTGAAAATATCTTAGCTTTGTATGCCGCCAGAGGTTTATAA
- a CDS encoding AraC family transcriptional regulator, which yields MKYIEQRFETELHISGVGVREPMKPRIINRPNGTRDRMLMYFYNPVVIKIQDQMISCPAGTLFLWPDQASHYYGSNDAEFTHSWMHFHGTVADELIAETGFPENTPWVLNNAEVLEKRLYDLWLELTAGHSAQIIRLLFELLIRETAREYCSKTVAIPDQIRTVKTYLDNHPNRRLYLPQLAQMSGYSVPHFSALFRKYYGTSPLAYQNRLRLEHAAHLLTNHNQRISEIAAEAGYDDIYQFSRAFRKHFKISPSGMRFHAK from the coding sequence ATGAAGTACATCGAACAGCGGTTTGAAACAGAGCTGCATATTTCCGGCGTCGGAGTGCGCGAACCAATGAAGCCGCGCATCATCAACCGTCCCAACGGCACGCGTGACCGGATGCTGATGTATTTTTACAATCCCGTTGTCATCAAAATCCAGGATCAGATGATTTCATGTCCGGCAGGAACTCTGTTTCTCTGGCCGGATCAGGCCAGTCATTATTACGGCAGCAATGACGCCGAATTCACACACAGCTGGATGCATTTTCACGGCACCGTGGCCGATGAACTGATCGCCGAAACCGGATTTCCGGAAAATACACCGTGGGTTTTGAACAACGCCGAAGTATTGGAAAAACGTCTGTACGATCTTTGGCTTGAACTGACCGCTGGCCATTCGGCACAAATCATCAGGCTTTTATTTGAATTGCTGATCCGTGAAACCGCTCGTGAATATTGCTCGAAAACAGTCGCGATACCGGATCAGATACGAACCGTTAAAACATATCTGGACAACCATCCGAACCGGCGGCTCTACCTGCCGCAGCTGGCGCAAATGAGCGGGTATTCAGTGCCGCATTTCAGCGCCTTGTTCCGCAAATATTACGGGACATCACCGCTGGCGTACCAGAACCGGCTGCGGTTAGAACATGCCGCACATTTGTTGACGAATCATAACCAACGGATTTCGGAAATCGCTGCAGAAGCGGGATATGACGATATTTATCAGTTTTCACGTGCATTCCGGAAGCATTTTAAAATCAGTCCCAGCGGAATGCGATTTCATGCGAAATAA
- a CDS encoding M20/M25/M40 family metallo-hydrolase: MKNSSSAYDRTVEFLSGLVQIPSVSGQEAEAMEWLAEQFSRFNVTVEKIPMSNALKSDPDYSSPVPDISYDGRYNLRVVCKGRNSHRALAFNAHVDVVPPSEGMDDPWSGKIEDGILYGRGACDTKGPLSTIFCLLTMLQEQNKTPECDLIFHLVVEEENGGNGSLAMVRHGEKADGCIVLEPTEGKILTSIRGAVWFNIEFTGVAGHSGQAGKTRSALLTACDAISALTDYHRNLLAASKGIPLFDDYENPMPITFGKLIAGNWPAAAPNRATLEGVLGLLPNKTKEEICAEMEAALLGTGLGPDDFKLTFTYQHDCSVTDPAGELPQLLLASCRQHGFDSKIDAMPASCDAWLYNNILKIPTVVFGPGSLSVAHSKNEHIQLKEIEQAAAAIFDMVVN, encoded by the coding sequence ATGAAAAACTCCTCATCCGCTTACGATCGCACTGTGGAATTTCTTTCCGGACTTGTTCAGATTCCCTCGGTTTCCGGGCAGGAAGCCGAAGCAATGGAATGGCTGGCGGAACAGTTCAGCCGGTTTAATGTCACGGTGGAAAAAATTCCCATGTCCAATGCATTGAAATCCGATCCGGACTACAGCAGTCCGGTACCGGATATCTCCTACGATGGACGTTATAATCTGCGCGTTGTGTGCAAAGGGCGAAATTCGCACCGTGCATTGGCGTTCAACGCGCATGTGGATGTTGTGCCGCCGTCTGAAGGCATGGACGATCCGTGGTCGGGAAAAATTGAGGATGGAATTTTATACGGGCGCGGCGCGTGCGATACCAAGGGTCCGCTTTCCACAATTTTCTGTCTGCTGACCATGCTTCAGGAACAGAATAAAACTCCGGAGTGCGATTTGATTTTTCATCTGGTGGTGGAAGAAGAAAACGGCGGAAACGGTTCGCTGGCCATGGTTCGTCACGGTGAAAAGGCGGACGGATGTATCGTGCTCGAACCCACCGAAGGGAAAATTCTCACCTCAATCCGCGGCGCCGTCTGGTTTAATATTGAGTTTACCGGCGTGGCCGGACACAGCGGACAGGCCGGTAAAACCCGCAGCGCACTGTTAACGGCGTGTGATGCTATCAGCGCGCTAACAGACTATCACCGGAATCTGCTGGCGGCATCGAAAGGCATTCCGCTGTTTGATGATTATGAAAATCCGATGCCGATTACGTTCGGCAAACTGATCGCCGGCAACTGGCCGGCGGCCGCGCCGAACCGCGCAACGCTCGAAGGTGTATTAGGATTGCTGCCGAACAAAACCAAAGAAGAAATCTGTGCTGAAATGGAAGCGGCGCTTCTCGGCACCGGCCTGGGTCCGGACGATTTTAAACTGACGTTTACCTACCAGCACGATTGCAGCGTCACCGATCCCGCCGGCGAGCTGCCGCAGCTGCTGCTGGCAAGCTGCCGGCAGCACGGCTTCGATTCTAAAATTGATGCGATGCCGGCGAGCTGCGATGCGTGGCTGTATAACAACATATTAAAGATTCCGACGGTTGTCTTCGGGCCGGGATCACTGTCCGTTGCGCATTCAAAAAATGAGCATATTCAGTTAAAGGAAATTGAACAGGCCGCCGCTGCCATTTTCGACATGGTGGTCAATTAA